The Garra rufa chromosome 8, GarRuf1.0, whole genome shotgun sequence genome has a segment encoding these proteins:
- the LOC141340269 gene encoding death-associated protein-like 1 homolog, whose protein sequence is MVQLSKTGVRDTLKAGHPPAVKAGGKRVAKKSTDDNANMEKEAKKGDKPRSLPTPSRMQHLSLLLSGPLEKLGHDFPETPVSVRHSRVRPSAEKPHVPRSSICIQQPRKF, encoded by the exons ATGGTGCAACTTTCTAAAACTGGGGTGAGAGATACGCTGAAAGCTGGTCATCCTCCTGCAG TGAAAGCTGGAGGGAAAAGAGTGGCGAAGAAGAGCACTGATGATAACGCCAATATGGAGAAAGAGGCCAAGAAAGGGGATAAACCCAG GTCCCTGCCGACCCCTTCACGAATGCAGCACCTGAGTCTTCTCCTGTCTGGTCCACTTGAGAAG TTGGGTCACGATTTCCCAGAGACTCCAGTTTCTGTTCGGCACAGCCGAGTCAGACCGAGCGCGGAAAAACCTCACGTCCCGCGCAGCTCCATCTGCATTCAACAGCCACGCAAGTTTTGA